The Argentina anserina chromosome 5, drPotAnse1.1, whole genome shotgun sequence genome includes the window CTCTTTGCCAGTAGCCTTGTCCTTGGCGGAAACAGTAACAATACCATTGGCATCAATATCAAAAGTGACTTCAATCTGAGGCATACCCCTAGGTGCTGGAGGAATACCAATAAGCTCAAACTCTCCAAGGAGTTTGTTGTCAGAAGCCATTTCACGTTCACCCTGTAGTACCTTGATTCCAACCTGGGTTTGGTTATCAGCCGCTGTCGAGAAGACCTATTCATAAAAAAGAGAGAATCCGTGAGGCATAGTTTATGATACACAACCAACATACAGGAACAAGTCAGATTCAGCTAAATAGACATCTATCCCCAAACATTAAactttaaaaaaacaaatccaCAGCAACAGTACACAGAGGTGCACTAAAACAGGACCTCATTGAACAATAGGGGGCTTGAATACTAACCTGGCTCTTCTTGGTGGGAATGGTCGTGTTCTTGGTAATCAATCTAGTAAATATGCCACCCAATGTTTCAATACCAAGAGATAGAGGAGTAACATCGAGCAGAAGCAATTCCTTGACATCACCGCGAAGGATACCTCCTTGGAGGGCAGCTCCCATAGCAACTGCCTCATCAGGGTTTACTCCTTTGCTTGGGGATTTACCAAATATTTCTGTAACCACCTCTTGAACTTTGGGAACACGAGTCATCCCTCCTACGAGAAGGACCTCATCAACATCTTTAATAGAGGTGTTGGCATCCTTCAAACAATTCTTGCATGGGGCCTTTGTCCTCTCAATCAAGTGATTCACCAGACTCTCGAACTTGGATCTAGTCAGTGTAATGTTCAGATGTTTAGCACCTGAAGAATCAGCCGTGATGAAAGGCAAGTTAATCTCAGTTTGAGATGTCGATGAAAGTTCAATCTTGGCCTTCTCAGCTGCTTCCCTAAGCCTCTGCAAAGCCAGCCTATCTTTTGAAAGATCAATACTCTCAGTCCTCTTGAACTCGCTCACCAAAAAGTCTAGCAAAGCATTGTCAAAATCCTCCCCTCCCAAAAATGTATCACCGTTTGTTGCTTTCACCTGGAGAAGTGGCACTTGTTATTGCCATTttacaaaataaagaaaagattCAACTACGTAGCAAACTGTGCATACCTCAAAAACACCATTGGATATCTCCAGAATGGATACATCAAAAGTTCCACCACCGAGATCAAACACTGCTATTAGACCTTCCTTGTTGTTCATACCATAAGAAAGAGCAGCGGCAGTTGGTTCATTTATGATTCTTTGTACATCCAGGCCTGCAATTCTGCCGGCATCCTTTGTTGCTTGTCTCTGGGCGTCATTGAAATAGGCTGGAACAGTAATCACCGCTTTTGAGACACTCTTTCCAAGGTATGCCTCAGCAGTTTCTTTCATCTTTGTAAGAACAAAGGCCCCTATCTGGCTTGGGGAGTACTGCTGTCCATTGACTTCAACCCATGCATCACCATTTGGAGCTTTGACAATCTTGTATGGAACCatcttcatttctttttgTGTCTGAGGATCATCAAAACGTCTACCAATTAGACGCTTTGTTCCAAAAACAGTGTTGGTCGGATTTGTGACGGCTTGGCGTTTTGCCGGTGTACCGACAAGTAGCTCTCCTTTCTGATTGAATGCAACCACCGATGGTGTAGTCCGTGCTCCTTCAGAATTCTCAATAACTTTAGGGTTCTGCAATATTTTCACACTGATTAGACACAAACCACTTCCACAACAAGCACTCAGCCATGAAATGTAACTGAACTTTAGTTGTCATCACCTTCCCCTCCATCACGGACACACATGAGTTGGTTGTACCCAAGTCAATCCCAATAATATCACTCCCAGCAGGTTTTGAACTGTTCGAAAACGTACAATAGTATAAGAACAAAGCCAGGAAATGAAACCCAAATAAGCCTTCATTTGGCTAATGAAGAAGGCATGTCGAAAGTCGAAAGTACCTGAAATGCCTTGCCAAACTTGTCCAATTGTTACCCAAATGCGAAGACTTGGTGGTGCTGGCGAACTGTACAAATAGAAAGGACCATTAAAATTAACACAGAGAGCGAGTAGCAGAGCTTCCAGAGAAACAAGAACAAGTAGCAGCCAATATGAACAACAAGTGTAACCCTTTATTCATAACTTAAGACACCCAAATGCCCAGTTCATCAAATACATAAAAATCACCTTGAACTCAATTTTACAGCGAGGACTTCATTGCAACACTAAATCAACACCCAATCTCTAGAAAAACGAACTCACTTCAATTCACTATGAAACTTATACATGAATAAACATCCTAAGAATCTCATAGCCTCCGCCAATAtaatcaaatataagaaaacttCACCCAAACTAAAAACAGAAATCCAAGGATAGCAGAGCCGAATGAACCCAGACATCAAAATCATTAAAGACGAGATTGAGAAAAGGATGAAAAGACGGAGATAAACTGAGAGAAGTAGCGAGACGTACAGATCGGTAGGCATAGAGAGGGGCCGAAGCGAGGTCGCGGGGGCGTCGAAAATGTCGGAGCAAAGCGGTGGCCATGGCTGAAGTGAGAGAAAGCGAAACGCAGGAGACGACGGGGAAAAGTTGAATCACTAGTTATtctagggtttagggtttagaaagAGGCGTTTTATAAGAGCGAAGACCGATTACTAAGCATTTTGGGCCTACTTTGGGCCAACACACACATTTTGGAAGTCTCTGGAGGAGTCTAGACGATACCATTTCTTTCTAATCACGTCGATAAATAAACTAAACGCATTCCATGTTCACACCGTCACACATTCATCTCATATTCTCATCATGTCTGTATTTCAATTCTCATGTTTGTTATGGATTGTAGGAAAATTATGAGCAATATAATGATTAATGAAGAACACGTAAGTCTTACGATGCTTAAGCTATTGCATTGCTTGGCCAATATCACTAAATGCATATGCGGACTCCCTAAGGTTGTGATCCCCGTTATGACCGTGCCCCTAGAGAAAGGCACGAGAGATCGACTGCAACAATAAATGGTAGGTTTCGAGTTAAGCAACCCTAATTGATCCATTTGTAGTAGGATTAGCATTAAACGCCAGGGAACCAATCaagcaataaatgaattttGGAGACACAATTAATCAACGAACAATCCCATCACaaccatcttcatcttcaatgcTCCCCCTAGGGCCTCCCTAGTTCCAAAGCTTGGCTAATAACTGATGAAACTGCGCAGATGGAAGAATTTTGGTAAAATTTTCAGTCAATTCATCACTGCAACGAACATAGGCCGTAGATACCACCTTGCTTTGAACTTGATAACGTCCAAAATAGCAATCAATTTCGATATGCTTTGTTCTTTCATGGAAGACCAAATTTTGCTGCATTGTGCATTGCAACCTGGTTATCACCGTGTAAAACAATTGGCTTTGCTACACTTCACTCCCAAGTCTTCAAGTAAACTCTTCAACCATATCAATTCACAAGCATTTGCAACCATTTTCCGATATTCTGCCTCATCACTGGATCGATCCACCACAATTTGCTTCTTGCATTTCCAAGTCAATAAGTTACCTCCAATAAAAGTGGTTCCAGCCaaaatatttttgtaatttttttgttacaaaaacACCAACTCAAAAATCAATTTGTcttgtatatgtatatgaatATATGTATTAAAAATGAGCacaattaaccaaaaaaatagagagagaaagaaattacAAGAAAAAATGTCGTTTAGAGGAACACATTTAGACCCATTAAACGTCGTTGTTTCATGAAAAGATAAAAGCCtctataatttcttttttcccATTTCAATTCAGAAAGAGTTTAAATTTTCAAACCAAGTTTTGCCGATAGATGCGTTTAGGGGTTTGTAAACGCTCGACGAATCGGTGGTTGATCTCTAGATGAAGCAGCCTTCATGCCTCGCCAAGCTTTGAGGGGAGACTGGAGACGGTTGAGAATCCGCCGCCATGTTCACATGGTGGTTATCTGACAACTCGTGAACGATCTCAGAGTTTTTGAGCTTGAGGAgccaatttgcaccccaacgTTGGTGTTGGATACAAAATAGtggaggagggagagagaggaatCAGTATTCCGACAGATTTCAAGTTGAGATTGGTTTCTCACCCAGTTCAGCCCTCGACCAACCTCATAAGGTTCACAAGGGCTTACTTCAAGTATAAAAAGACCAAGTCCTCTCCTTAACGTTTCAGACTCATTATCGAAGGACTGAGATCCTCTCCTAATGGCCTCCCTCCTAATACTGCCTAATAAATCCATCGAAGCcattgaattttaacaaaaggCCAGATTCacttattttatgtttggagACATGGACAACAATCACATGGGATTATCTCACGCATTCTCTTCTCAGACCCCCTCCTTCTTCTGcgctctttctctcttgaaaCATGGATGAGATTTTAGTTTGTTTTAATCAAGTGGTTGGACAATTTCTGATTGGAGAAGTGGAATTGTAGTTTCAGGTTTAATCAAGTTATGCAAGTCCAACACACAAAAAGAAACCAAGAATcttcattttctcaattcaaGATCAATTCTATTAACTCCTTATAGAGGAGAAAGACGAGATTTACCAAATAGCAAATACCAATTTAGATCTTTGGCTTTTCAGATTTTCCTTATCTATTCTCCCATATCTTTCTGACTCTTTTCATCCAAATTCTTCAAAGACCCAGTATCAATCTTAGTGTGCAAAGTGTCGGCTGTTGGTGTTTTGGGTTACTATGAATGATGGGTTTTTGCTTGGAATTTTGCAGAGCATGAAATTTAATACTATCTCTTCAACTgatctctctttcttttttttctttttcttttttcgaaAATTGAATTAGCCGGGTATCACAATTTCTGGGTTTGCAAATTGAAGTGTTAGTGTTGATTATTCTCATTTGAGATTATTAAGAGAAAAGTTTAAACATGGACGAACCAAAGAGCCTCAATATGCCAAGGGTTACTGGATTGACAAGGTTATGTACTGAGAAATAATAGGGGGTTTTAGAACAATTTATCTATGACTGAAAATTTCATCTCTCTAATTTAAATTGCTTGTTCTTGTTTGTGATGAAATTCCGCGTTGAGAGCTTCAACGAGATTTAACACTTCTTGAAGTGGGTACATCTGATTGTGGTAGAGGAAGAGAATTTGAGAGAGGAGGGAGAACGGGGAGAGATGGAGCGAGTGTGGCGAGGGGAATTTGACAGAGAAAGAGATAGACGATAGCATTTGTACGAGGTGAGAAATCTGACCATCTATTACAATTAGACGGCTGATATTCTCTTATTAGGCAATATTTGGAGAGAGGCGTGAGGAGAGGATTCCAATCCATTATCGAAACGCTGGCCGTGAATTTCACCGACTCCATTACTGATCGATAGAAACTGTTGAAGGTAGAAAATTTTTGTTGTTCAATTTTATTTaaagattttgatttttagcTCACTATGATTGGACAAACATGCTTGCATGAAACAAATATAATGCTTAAAGAAACACTAAACTATCAAATGCTAACTGAGTGAGAATGATTAAAGCAAAGTGTCTAAATTTGAATTTCCTCCTACTTCAAAAACACATCATATTAAAATGGAAAGATGTCCATTTAGTACAAATTTGTCCCCTTTTTTGTCCATTTTAATGACACATATTAAAATGTGCCCATTTCATCACAAGGTTACCTACAATTTGCCCAAAATTAACATATTTCTACAAAATATATACACTTTAAAGACCATTTTACCCTCACACCTATTGAATAAAGAGACTTTGCCGGAACCTCGCCGGACTCAGAACTCCGGTCATAGGTCACCGGACTCTGGACTCAGTCGTCGCCGAAATAAATTACTGATCCATAGTAACCCACAATTTTAAATTACTGACACCCAGTAATCATGTTACTGACACCCAGTAATCATGTTACTGACACCTAATAAttcataataataaattactcGCTATCAGTATTCATGTTACTGACCCTATTGACCcccaataacaaattactaacACCTAATAACCCCTAATAATAAAGTACTAACACTCAGTAACtcataataacaaattactcacACCCATTAATCACGTTACTAACACCCGGTAATCATGTTAGTGATGTTGCTGAATCAAAAAGATTTCTTTGCCGCAAACAGAACCTATTAAGAAGATAATTAGCTTCAGTGAATGGTGAACATTTTAAGCAATCATGCATATGATTTGGAAAATCTAAATTTTCAAGAAGGGAACCGTAATGCTGAcactcacaagtcacaaccaGTTTTAACATGCCAATAGCGCCACAAGGAAATTATTACATACTGCTTGGATGGAATCAAAGTTCGAAAtaaaagaagttaagaattGAACCCACTGCATCCCTCCACTCCGGCCTCACCTCGCCggaggagaaagaaagagagtgAGGGCGTCGTCGCTGTCGAGGCTGTTCGGCAGTGTCGGTGCTTCGTCGAGATTGCGTGGTGGCATCGAGAAGGGCGAGACTATCGTGAGCAAATCTGGCCACCACTGCCTTGGCGCCTTGGTCGATGTACTCTTCCTCCTCCTAGGATCTTCACCGCCACCTCCGTGGGTGGAAGCGCCGTGATAGAACTTGGCAGCACCTAGTCGTGGTTAAGACCTCGTTGGCGGGGGATACTAATCTTGTCGGCATTGGGGTTTGAACCTAGTCAACATTGctaatgagagagagagagagagagagctcgtcGTCAAGCGAGTTGATGCTTCACAACGTCTCCCTGGTTTTGCCTTCCGAGCTCTCTTCAGTCTCGGCGGCAGATCTGGCTTGGCTGATTATCTCGCAAGCGATCCTCATCAGAGAAAGAGGCATCtacaagagagagaaaaggccTGGGATTAACGGTGTTGATAACCAGGGCGGCGTCTGAGTAGGTCCGGTTTGAGAGAGGCAACGCTGAGACTGTTGCTGATCTTAGAGATTGGAGAAGGgtgtgaagagagagagagtgtgcgTCTAGTGAAGGACAGAGGGATCGGTgaggagagagggagagatgaTTAAAAATAAGGGTAGTAGAGTAATTGTCAGAGCAAACATTGAAATGGTCGTAAAGATTTGAAATGGGCAAGTTTTAGGGAAAATTTGTGTAAATTGTCAAAACCCCTATTAAAATTAACAATATCAATACCCAAATAATCAGGCATATACTCCACCTCCACAAAGGATATAAACTCTTTGAAGTTTATAAACTTTTTAAAAATCAGATTAGACTTTACCTTATATGTAATGTTGTCTTCAGTGCTTAGccgacgaaaaaaaaaagataatgaaATCGATCCAGAAGTAGAAAAAATGCAAATATCGCACTTATGTTGCCGTATGAAACCTAAAGAAATTCATGGTTCAAGTAAGCACAACATCAACACGA containing:
- the LOC126793208 gene encoding heat shock 70 kDa protein, mitochondrial gives rise to the protein MATALLRHFRRPRDLASAPLYAYRSFASTTKSSHLGNNWTSLARHFSSKPAGSDIIGIDLGTTNSCVSVMEGKNPKVIENSEGARTTPSVVAFNQKGELLVGTPAKRQAVTNPTNTVFGTKRLIGRRFDDPQTQKEMKMVPYKIVKAPNGDAWVEVNGQQYSPSQIGAFVLTKMKETAEAYLGKSVSKAVITVPAYFNDAQRQATKDAGRIAGLDVQRIINEPTAAALSYGMNNKEGLIAVFDLGGGTFDVSILEISNGVFEVKATNGDTFLGGEDFDNALLDFLVSEFKRTESIDLSKDRLALQRLREAAEKAKIELSSTSQTEINLPFITADSSGAKHLNITLTRSKFESLVNHLIERTKAPCKNCLKDANTSIKDVDEVLLVGGMTRVPKVQEVVTEIFGKSPSKGVNPDEAVAMGAALQGGILRGDVKELLLLDVTPLSLGIETLGGIFTRLITKNTTIPTKKSQVFSTAADNQTQVGIKVLQGEREMASDNKLLGEFELIGIPPAPRGMPQIEVTFDIDANGIVTVSAKDKATGKEQNVTITSSGGLSPDEIDRMVKEAELHAQKDQERKALIDIKNSADTSIYSIEKSLNEYRDKIPSEVAKEIEDAIADLRTATTGDSVDEIKAKLDAANKAVSKIGEHMSRGSGGGSSSGGSQGGEQAPEADYEEVKK